A genomic stretch from Musa acuminata AAA Group cultivar baxijiao unplaced genomic scaffold, Cavendish_Baxijiao_AAA HiC_scaffold_1138, whole genome shotgun sequence includes:
- the LOC135671119 gene encoding receptor-like protein EIX2, translating to MGFPLRFLSSLSLCLLALLLHRATVTSGCFSMEREALLDFKAGIHDTHNRLSSWTGHHCCTWKGVACDTTTGHVVMLDLRNTNSTDDWALRGERMNSSLLALSHLKHLDLSFNNFSGIRMPEFIGSFKKLRYLNLSSTRFMGGIPARLGNLSSLYVLDLSVALYVDDYGDRYPVDNLDWLSHLTSLKHLDLSWLKLTGAPDWFSSVNMLPSLQVLSMSYVGLDTIPASVVHVNFTSSLTVLDLSYNHFDSTLPKWLWNITSLTHLDLYYSGLYGIIPDAIGDLGSLTFLNLGDNQLEGTVPRSMVDLRRLKELHMQGNQLTGNLFNGSMPSSSVGKLSNLTELNLAGNSLGGVISEVHFENLTRLQVLDLYDNSITISIGQSWVPSFQLRLVYLTNCQLGPQFPEWLQFQTQIEELHLADCKIAGTMPAWFGNISSSTITYLDLSNNQIGGKLPSSFNFTKLEILYLDSNRFEGPLPTMLPSTLQTPYLSNNSFTGQLPIWPHVRFVSISDNILDGGLSSSICQWTYLQYLDLSNNKLLGEIPYCPGKSLQNLYILNLGNNHFSGEIPHTIGFLSELQLLQLKNNSFSGEVPLSLKNCTELQFLDLAQNNLVGSITLWMGENLQQLKVLRLRSNMFSGVIPWQLA from the coding sequence ATGGGTTTCCCTTTACGCTTCTTATCATCATTGTCGTTGTGCCTCTtggccctcctcctccaccgggcCACGGTGACAAGTGGGTGTTTCAGCATGGAGAGGGAGGCACTGTTGGACTTCAAAGCCGGCATCCACGACACCCATAACCGGCTATCTTCTTGGACGGGCCACCACTGTTGCACATGGAAGGGAGTGGCCTGCGACACCACCACTGGCCACGTCGTCATGCTCGACCTCCGAAACACAAATTCTACAGATGATTGGGCATTACGCGGTGAGAGGATGAACTCGTCATTGCTTGCTTTATCTCATCTGAAGCACTTGGATCTTAGCTTCAATAATTTCAGCGGGATCCGCATGCCGGAATTCATCGGCTCCTTCAAGAAACTGAGATACCTCAATCTATCTTCTACACGATTCATGGGAGGAATACCTGCTCGGCTGGGGAACCTTTCGAGCCTCTACGTTCTTGATCTAAGCGTTGCCTTATACGTCGATGATTATGGAGACAGATATCCCGTCGACAACCTCGACTGGCTCTCCCATCTCACGTCCTTGAAGCACCTGGACTTGAGCTGGTTGAAGCTAACCGGTGCCCCAGATTGGTTCTCATCCGTGAACATGCTGCCATCCCTCCAAGTGTTAAGTATGTCTTATGTTGGTCTCGATACCATCCCAGCTTCTGTTGTCCATGTCAACTTCACCTCCTCTCTTACCGTCCTTGATCTCTCCTATAATCATTTCGACTCCACCTTACCCAAATGGTTGTGGAATATTACTAGTCTTACCCATCTTGATCTCTATTATTCTGGGTTATATGGCATTATTCCCGATGCAATCGGAGACTTGGGCTCTCTTACTTTTCTTAATCTAGGAGACAATCAACTCGAGGGTACCGTACCGAGATCCATGGTTGATCTCCGTAGACTGAAAGAATTACATATGCAAGGCAACCAATTGACAGGAAATTTATTCAACGGTTCCATGCCTTCCTCCTCCGTTGGTAAGTTGTCTAATCTCACTGAATTGAATCTCGCTGGAAATTCTCTGGGAGGTGTCATTTCAGAAGTTCATTTTGAGAATCTTACCAGATTGCAAGTATTAGACTTGTATGACAACTCCATCACCATATCAATTGGCCAAAGTTGGGTCCCCTCTTTCCAACTCAGATTAGTATATTTAACCAATTGTCAGTTGGGACCTCAATTTCCAGAATggttgcagtttcaaacacagatCGAAGAATTACATTTGGCAGACTGTAAAATTGCAGGGACAATGCCCGCTTGGTTTgggaatatttcatcttctaccatCACATATTTAGACCTTTCCAACAACCAAATAGGAGGCAAGCTGCCATCTTCTTTTAACTTCACGAAGTTGGAAATATTATATTTGGACTCCAACAGATTTGAAGGTCCATTGCCAACGATGCTACCGTCTACACTTCAAACTCCATACCTCTCCAATAATTCCTTTACAGGGCAATTGCCGATATGGCCCCATGTTAGATTTGTGTCAATCTCAGATAACATACTTGACGGTGGCTTATCTTCATCAATCTGCCAATGGACATATCTCCAATATCTTGACCTTTCGAACAACAAATTACTTGGTGAGATCCCTTATTGTCCGGGAAAATCATTACAAAATCTTTATATCTTGAATTTGGGCAACAATCACTTCTCGGGCGAAATTCCACACACGATCGGATTTTTAAGTGAGCTTCAGCTATTGCAACTAAAAAATAACAGTTTTTCGGGTGAGGTTCCTTTGTCATTGAAAAATTGTACAGAGTTACAGTTTCTTGATCTGGCTCAAAATAATCTTGTCGGAAGTATAACGCTATGGATGGGAGAAAATCTACAACAACTGAAAGTACTTCGTCTACGTTCAAATATGTTTTCTGGAGTTATTCCCTGGCAACTTGCTTGA
- the LOC135671225 gene encoding receptor-like protein EIX2 isoform X2 produces the protein MGFPLRFLSSFSLCLLALLLHRATVTSGCFSMEREALLDFKAGIHDTHNRLSSWVGQDCCAWEGVICGATTGHVVMLDLRNTNITDDWALRGEGMMNSSLLALSHLKHLDLSFNDFSGFRIPEFIGSFKKLRYLNLSSTNFIGGIPARLGNLSSLYVLDLRAALDFTSLDNLDWLSHLTSLKHLDLSWLNLTDLPDWFSSVNMLHSLQVLNNMLDGGLSSSICQWTFLEYLDLSNNKLLGEIPYCPEESLQNLRFLNLGNNHFSGEIPHTIGFLSELQLLQLKNNSFSV, from the exons ATGGGTTTCCCTTTACGCTTCTTATCATCATTTTCGTTGTGCCTCTtggccctcctcctccaccgggcCACGGTGACAAGTGGGTGTTTCAGCATGGAGAGGGAGGCACTGTTGGACTTCAAAGCCGGCATCCACGACACCCATAACCGGCTATCTTCTTGGGTAGGCCAAGACTGCTGCGCATGGGAGGGGGTCATCtgtggtgccaccactggccacgtCGTCATGCTCGACCTCCGGAACACAAATATTACAGATGATTGGGCATTACGCGGTGAGGGGATGATGAACTCGTCATTGCTTGCTTTATCTCATCTGAAGCACTTGGATCTTAGCTTCAATGATTTCAGCGGGTTCCGCATACCGGAATTCATCGGCTCCTTCAAGAAACTGAGATACCTCAATCTATCTTCTACAAATTTCATAGGAGGAATACCTGCTCGGCTGGGGAACCTTTCGAGCCTCTACGTTCTTGATCTACGTGCTGCTTTAGATTTTACATCCCTCGACAACCTCGACTGGCTCTCCCATCTTACCTCCCTGAAGCACCTGGACTTGAGCTGGTTGAACCTAACCGATCTCCCAGATTGGTTCTCATCGGTGAACATGCTGCATTCCCTCCAAGTTTTAA ATAACATGCTTGACGGTGGCTTATCTTCATCAATCTGCCAATGGACATTTCTCGAATACCTTGACCTTTCGAACAACAAATTACTTGGTGAGATTCCTTATTGTCCGGAGGAGTCATTACAAAATCTTCGATTCTTGAATTTGGGCAACAATCACTTCTCGGGTGAAATTCCACACACGATCGGATTTTTAAGTGAGCTTCAGCTATTGCAACTAAAAAATAACAGTTTTTCGG TATAA
- the LOC135671225 gene encoding LRR receptor-like serine/threonine-protein kinase SIK1 isoform X1, which yields MGFPLRFLSSFSLCLLALLLHRATVTSGCFSMEREALLDFKAGIHDTHNRLSSWVGQDCCAWEGVICGATTGHVVMLDLRNTNITDDWALRGEGMMNSSLLALSHLKHLDLSFNDFSGFRIPEFIGSFKKLRYLNLSSTNFIGGIPARLGNLSSLYVLDLRAALDFTSLDNLDWLSHLTSLKHLDLSWLNLTDLPDWFSSVNMLHSLQVLNNMLDGGLSSSICQWTFLEYLDLSNNKLLGEIPYCPEESLQNLRFLNLGNNHFSGEIPHTIGFLSELQLLQLKNNSFSGEVPLSLKTCTNLWFLDLTQNNLVGSITLWIGENLQQMQVLRLRSNMFSGVIPWQLARFEHLHILDLANNNFSGSIPHNIGNLSAMRSTSQYYDFCTVELDVFTKGQDLHYLKCSMQLMKSLDLSNNSLTGEIPKGIGDLAGLKNLNLSRNYLQGKIPWEIGGMKSLESLDLSINDLSGSIPESLSALYFLSYLNLSYNNLSGMIPFGHQL from the exons ATGGGTTTCCCTTTACGCTTCTTATCATCATTTTCGTTGTGCCTCTtggccctcctcctccaccgggcCACGGTGACAAGTGGGTGTTTCAGCATGGAGAGGGAGGCACTGTTGGACTTCAAAGCCGGCATCCACGACACCCATAACCGGCTATCTTCTTGGGTAGGCCAAGACTGCTGCGCATGGGAGGGGGTCATCtgtggtgccaccactggccacgtCGTCATGCTCGACCTCCGGAACACAAATATTACAGATGATTGGGCATTACGCGGTGAGGGGATGATGAACTCGTCATTGCTTGCTTTATCTCATCTGAAGCACTTGGATCTTAGCTTCAATGATTTCAGCGGGTTCCGCATACCGGAATTCATCGGCTCCTTCAAGAAACTGAGATACCTCAATCTATCTTCTACAAATTTCATAGGAGGAATACCTGCTCGGCTGGGGAACCTTTCGAGCCTCTACGTTCTTGATCTACGTGCTGCTTTAGATTTTACATCCCTCGACAACCTCGACTGGCTCTCCCATCTTACCTCCCTGAAGCACCTGGACTTGAGCTGGTTGAACCTAACCGATCTCCCAGATTGGTTCTCATCGGTGAACATGCTGCATTCCCTCCAAGTTTTAA ATAACATGCTTGACGGTGGCTTATCTTCATCAATCTGCCAATGGACATTTCTCGAATACCTTGACCTTTCGAACAACAAATTACTTGGTGAGATTCCTTATTGTCCGGAGGAGTCATTACAAAATCTTCGATTCTTGAATTTGGGCAACAATCACTTCTCGGGTGAAATTCCACACACGATCGGATTTTTAAGTGAGCTTCAGCTATTGCAACTAAAAAATAACAGTTTTTCGGGTGAGGTTCCTTTGTCATTGAAAACTTGTACAAATTTATGGTTTCTTGATCTGACTCAAAATAATCTTGTCGGAAGTATAACGCTATGGATAGGAGAAAATCTACAACAAATGCAAGTACTTCGTCTACGTTCAAATATGTTTTCTGGAGTTATTCCCTGGCAACTTGCTCGATTTGAACATCTTCACATATTGGATCTTGCCAATAACAACTTCTCTGGATCAATACCTCACAACATTGGTAATTTAAGTGCCATGAGATCTACATCACAATATTATGATTTTTGTACTGTTGAATTAGATGTCTTTACAAAGGGACAAGATCTTCATTATTTAAAATGCAGCATGCAACTTATGAAAAGTTTGGATCTTTCAAATAATAGTCTAACCGGAGAGATCCCGAAAGGAATTGGAGACCTTGCAGGACTCAAGAACTTAAATTTGTCAAGAAATTATTTACAAGGAAAAATCCCTTGGGAGATAGGAGGAATGAAATCATTAGAATCCCTTGATCTATCGATAAATGATCTTTCTGGTAGTATTCCTGAGAGCTTATCGGCTTTATATTTCTTGAGCTATTTGAATTTGTCATATAATAATCTTTCGGGAATGATACCATTTGGTCATCAACTTTAA
- the LOC135671189 gene encoding receptor-like protein EIX2: protein MHLHLRPVLLTVAARSRKVGREINLCAMAFTLSFSSSLFCLLGILLLHGAAVTGGCFSTEREALLDFKAGVIDPRNRVSSWTGHHCCTWKGVACDTTTGHVVMLDLRNTNTYDWALRGERMNSSLLALSHLEHLDLSFNDFSGIRMPEFIGSFKKLRYLNLSSTKFMGGIPARLGNLSSLYVLDLRDALHFTSHVDNLEWLSHLTSLKHLDVSRLVLTNVPDWFSSVNMLPSLQVLTMSSVGLNTIPASVAHVNFTSSLAVLDLSYNNFDSTLPKWLWNISGLTHLDLSDALDFSSLVDNLDWLSHLTSLKHLDLIGLKLTDVPDWFSSVNMLPSLQVLNMTHGGLNSIPVSVVHVNFTSSLTVLDLSNNNFSSTLPKWLWNITSLTHLDLYYSGFRGVIPDAIGDLSSLTFLDLGGNQLEGSVPRSMADLRRLKELHMMGNQLAGNLSGWLEQMTNLIILDLRNKLFNGSMPSSSVGKFSNLTELYLGENSLGGVISEVQLENLTRLQVLDLYDNPITISIGQSWVPPFQLRYVYLTKCQLGPQFPEWLQFQTQIEELYLADCKIAGTMPAWFWNISSSTITYLDLSNNQIGGKLPSSFKFTKLERLHWESNRFEGPLPTMLPSTLDALFLSNNSFTGQLPIWPYVRFVSISDNMLDGGLSSSICQWTYLERLDLSNNKLLGEIPYCLGKSLQILNFLNLENNHFSGEIPHTIGFLSELQLLQLKNNSFSGEVPLSLKNCTNLWFLDLTQNNLVGSITLWMGDNLQQLQVLRLRSNMFSGVIPWQLARFEQLQILDLANNNFSGSIPHNIGNLSTMRSTSQYNGFCYDELDVFTKGQDLHYLRCSIRLMKSLDLSNNRLTGEILKGIGELTGLKNLNLSRNHLQSKIPREIGGMKSLESLDLLINDLSGSIPESLSTLYSLSYLNLSYNNFSGMIPSGNQLQTFIDPSIYMGNADLCGQSISKSCFNNKTTQNIIQEYKKEIPEWLWFYISMVLGYVMGFWIFCGILFLKDTWRHVYFHMIDDMYDRFWVQWHLIF from the coding sequence ATGCACCTCCACCTTCGCCCTGTTCTTCTGACTGTGGCGGCCAGGAGTAGGAAGGTAGGGAGGGAGATCAACCTGTGCGCCATGGCTTTCACCCTATCCTTCTCATCATCATTATTCTGCCTTTTGGGCATCCTCCTCCTCCACGGGGCAGCGGTGACAGGCGGGTGTTTTAGCACGGAGAGGGAGGCGCTGCTGGACTTCAAAGCTGGTGTCATAGATCCCCGCAACCGGGTATCTTCTTGGACAGGTCACCACTGTTGCACATGGAAGGGAGTAGCATGCGACACCACCACTGGCCACGTCGTCATGCTCGACCTCCGGAACACCAATACATATGATTGGGCATTACGCGGTGAGAGGATGAACTCGTCATTGCTTGCTTTATCACATCTGGAGCACTTGGATCTTAGCTTCAATGATTTCAGCGGAATCCGCATGCCGGAATTCATCGGCTCCTTCAAGAAACTGAGATACCTCAATCTATCTTCTACAAAATTCATGGGAGGAATACCTGCTCGGCTGGGGAACCTTTCGAGCCTCTACGTTCTTGATCTAAGAGATGCTTTACATTTTACATCCCATGTTGACAACCTCGAATGGCTCTCTCATCTTACCTCCCTGAAGCACCTGGACGTGAGCCGGTTAGTTCTAACCAATGTCCCAGATTGGTTCTCATCGGTGAACATGCTGCCATCCCTCCAAGTGTTAACTATGTCTTCCGTTGGTCTCAATACCATCCCAGCTTCTGTTGCTCACGTCAATTTCACCTCCTCTCTTGCTGTGCTTGATCTCTCCTATAATAATTTCGACTCCACCTTACCCAAATGGTTGTGGAATATTAGTGGTCTTACCCATCTTGATCTAAGCGATGCTTTAGATTTTTCATCCCTTGTTGACAACCTCGACTGGCTCTCCCATCTTACCTCCCTGAAGCACCTGGACTTGATCGGGTTGAAGCTAACCGATGTCCCAGATTGGTTCTCGTCGGTGAACATGCTGCCGTCCCTCCAGGTGTTAAACATGACTCACGGTGGTCTTAATAGCATCCCGGTTTCTGTTGTCCACGTCAACTTCACCTCCTCTCTTACCGTCCTTGATCTCTCCAATAATAATTTCAGCTCCACCTTACCCAAATGGTTGTGGAATATTACTAGTCTTACCCATCTTGATCTCTATTATTCTGGGTTCCGTGGTGTTATTCCTGATGCAATTGGAGACTTGAGCTCTCTTACTTTTCTTGATCTAGGAGGCAATCAACTCGAGGGTTCCGTACCGAGATCCATGGCTGATCTCCGTAGACTGAAAGAATTACATATGATGGGCAACCAATTGGCAGGAAATTTGAGCGGTTGGCTGGAGCAAATGACGAATCTCATCATTTTGGATCTCCGAAACAAATTATTCAACGGTTCCATGCCTTCCTCCTCCGTTGGTAAGTTCTCTAATCTCACTGAATTGTATCTCGGTGAAAATTCTCTGGGAGGTGTCATTTCAGAAGTTCAATTGGAGAATCTTACAAGATTGCAAGTATTAGACTTGTATGACAACCCCATCACCATATCAATTGGCCAGAGTTGGGTTCCCCCTTTCCAACTCAGATATGTATATTTAACCAAATGTCAGTTGGGACCTCAATTTCCAGAATggttgcagtttcaaacacagatCGAAGAATTATATTTGGCAGACTGTAAAATTGCAGGGACAATGCCCGCTTGGTTttggaatatttcatcttctaccatCACATATTTAGACCTTTCCAACAACCAAATAGGAGGCAAGCTGCCATCTTCTTTCAAGTTCACCAAGTTGGAAAGATTACATTGGGAATCCAATAGATTTGAAGGTCCATTACCAACAATGCTACCATCTACACTTGATGCTCTATTCCTCTCCAATAATTCCTTTACAGGGCAATTGCCGATATGGCCCTATGTTAGATTTGTGTCAATCTCTGATAACATGCTTGATGGTGGCTTATCTTCATCAATCTGCCAATGGACATACCTCGAACGCCTTGACCTTTCGAACAACAAATTACTTGGTGAGATCCCTTATTGTCTGGGAAAATCATTACAAATCCTTAATTTCTTGAATTTGGAGAACAATCACTTCTCGGGTGAAATTCCACACACGATCGGATTTTTAAGTGAGCTTCAGCTTTTGCAACTAAAAAATAACAGTTTTTCGGGTGAGGTTCCTTTGTCATTGAaaaattgtacaaatttatggttTCTTGATCTGACTCAAAATAATCTTGTCGGAAGTATAACGCTATGGATGGGAGATAATCTACAACAACTGCAAGTACTTCGTCTACGTTCAAATATGTTTTCTGGAGTTATTCCCTGGCAACTTGCTCGATTTGAACAGCTTCAAATATTGGATCTTGCCAATAACAACTTCTCTGGATCAATACCTCACAACATTGGTAATTTAAGTACCATGAGATCGACATCACAATATAATGGTTTTTGTTATGATGAATTAGATGTCTTTACGAAAGGACAAGATCTTCATTATTTACGATGCAGCATAAGACTTATGAAAAGTTTGGATCTTTCGAACAATAGACTAACCGGAGAGATACTAAAAGGAATTGGAGAACTCACAGGACTCAAGAACTTAAATTTGTCAAGAAATCATTTACAAAGTAAAATCCCTCGGGAGATAGGAGGAATGAAATCATTAGAATCCCTTGATCTATTGATAAATGATCTTTCTGGTAGTATTCCTGAGAGCTTATCGACTTTATATTCCTTGAGCTATTTGAATTTGTCATATAATAATTTTTCAGGAATGATACCATCTGGTAATCAACTCCAAACTTTTATTGATCCATCCATCTATATGGgtaatgctgacttatgtggacaatCAATTTCCAAAAGTTGTTTCAATAATAAAACAACTCAAAATATTATACAAGAGTATAAGAAGGAGATTCCCGAGTGGTTATGGTTCTATATCAGCATGGTACTAGGATATGTGATGGGATTTTGGATTTTTTGTGGTATTCTCTTCCTCAAAGACACGTGGAGGCATGTTTAtttccatatgattgatgatatgtATGATCGATTCTGGGTCCAATGGCATTTAATCTTTTGA